The Dioscorea cayenensis subsp. rotundata cultivar TDr96_F1 chromosome 8, TDr96_F1_v2_PseudoChromosome.rev07_lg8_w22 25.fasta, whole genome shotgun sequence genome segment CATTTTCCATTATATATCCAGAATCATGTCTTATGGTACCAATTTTAGCATCCTTTCTCCACCTCTTCAAAATGTATTGTGAAGGAAGCTCTTTAATATTCCTAAAGTCAAGGACCTTGAAAACGTGACGACATTGGATTCCAGCAAACTCAAATTTTTTGCAACTGCAGAGAAGTGTACCAGTTACTGAGTCATATCTAACAAAGTGTGGTTTAGGTTTCTCCTCTACAATAACCTTGTAATCCGATGTTGCTCCAATCTCACCACAACTGTAGACCATGCAATCCATATGCAATTCGAACTCCTTTTCAAAAACTTTAAAGATTGCAGGTGTATATGCACTAGCAGCCTGCTTCAACATTCGAAAACTAGGAATTCTAGGCAAACTCTGGCATGCATTGAAATCAGCTCGCATTTCTGCATTTCTCCGTTCTTCCACAACTTTATCATAATGCTCTAAAAATTGCAACATATCTACATTTTGGCCCAAGCCTTTTTTTAAGAAAGTATTCCAGTTCTCCTTTACTAAAGTGCTGCTGAAGTCTGCACAAAAGACATCTCTCCCAAAGGGCAAGCCccatctttctctttcttcaaattgtttgaCCAACCATTCATTATCCTTGagatcatatttttcaatcagcgACTCCCATGCAGACACAAATTCCTCAACCTCTTCACACTCAAAGATACATCGGCTGAACTCAGATGCAAAAGTTTTTGAACCTTCAAAGACTTGACTTAGTTGCATGGTAGCATTCTGAAACAAATGCCAAACGCAAAGCCGCTGAGCTGCGCCAGGCCATACTTCAGCTATCACATCACTTATTTCTTCACTCCTATCAGACAAAAAAGCCTTTGGTTGTTTACCACGCATTACAGTTTTGAAAGTCTCAAACAACCAGGCATACGACTCCCTGCTTCCATCATACAACAATGCTGTCCCAAAAAGCACTAACTGCTTATGATGATTCACACCCAAAAAAAGTATCAACGGCCTTCCATAATCAGATGTCTTATAAGTTgtatcaaaacaaacaacatcgCCAAAGTATATATAATCCATCATTGACTTAGCATCAGCCCAAAAAAACCCGCTCATGTTATCACTCTCATTGATCCGCACGGCGTAATAAAACAATGGATTCTCAACTTGCATTTTCTGAAGGTACTCTAAAACCGCACCCGCATCCCCCTTCACCATGCTCTTCTGAAAACTATGTCCCTGTGAAGTTCTCCCTACCATCTTAGGATCCTCCATCGAATCCAATTCAGAGAACCTTCCTTTAGTTTTCGGCCTATGAGACCTCAAAGTATGACTCGTTAAAGGATTAGCAAGCTGATGATTATGCCCTGAGATGAAGTCCGTGACCCGGTATCTACCAGTAGGTGTGATCTTGATGGTCAAGCAAGCCGGGCACCCAGTCCGTGTTGCCGGACGAGGTTTTTTAGGTTCAAATCCCTTCTTCTTCTGCCGAAATCCTTGCTTGGAACAAACAAAGGTCCTGGCAGCAAGAACATCCTTGGAAGTAGTCCACATCTTCGATCTGCGGACACTAAACCCCATGATTTCTGCATACTTGTTGTAAAACTCATATGCCTCATCCTCATTACCAAATTGCATTTCCACTTGCGGCACCCATGGAGCATTCCCAACATCTACACCTCCCATTTGATTGATCCACTACTAATTTATCAATCTTGTGAAAGAtcaaaaaaacatgaacaacagtatgaatttttctaaaaataaaattgaaaaacaagaaattgaatCAAGATTGTGGTGCTGGTGATCAACTCATAGcatgaatttcaaaaaattatgaagaaaatagaTGGAAATCAATCTGAattgaagaaaaacatagattGTTTCAATACCTGAGAGATCAAAGGAACTTGGATTGATCTTGTTGAGGAGATGGAAGAAGGCGAGTGGATGGAGATGGGAGGAAGTAGCATTCGGGCCCAAAGAGGGTTTGATTCGTGAAGATCAGGGCAAGCCAAAAATGGGGCCTTTGATGATGTTGCTTAAATAGTATCCTTTGTctgttttttgatttttttttttttttttttttttttacaatttttttttattatatattgctTCAACTActcaaaatatttgttaaaatagaaAAGTACTCATCCCTAATGATATTAATTCCACTATCAAAAACTAATTCAAATCTCACTGAATGAGTATAGTGATGTTAATACATCCCTAATTATGGATGCGGGTTTGTTATCTAAATCCATGTCACTAGGTGAGGACGCACGAGCTAGACAGTCAAATGTCCTCTTGTGCAtttattactaatatatataatgcttGTCACTGTTGtaaaaaatattgtcaaaaataaatttttgccccttctattatttttaatagttgtcttctttttctttaactagaattaaagtatttattaaaataattactcCTAAAAATATCTCCCATTAttgattacttatttttcatttaaaaaattgaaaaaatggcTATGTATAAGCAAGCTCCTGTGTTTTTGTGGATGTGTATTAGTAATTTGTAGGCTATGTATAATGAataaaagaataacaaatataaatatattaagtaaagtatttttattatataacatttaaataatatatgtttagaGACTGAGTTAGTCAAACTTTCAAACTGCTTAAATTACTTTTATAGAAATTTAAGTTAGTCCTAATTTGTGTatgaatacatataaatataaagtttgattatcattaaacacaagaagGACACTTTTAAGTGATTTTTAATATACTTAATTGCTTTAAAATTTAACCTTTGATATTGAAAAGACACGAACTGTTAGAGGGGAGATGTAAaagttcaaaaatattttaatccaCTGacgaaattaatatttttttataaaataatttatctttaaaattaaacaaatattattatataaaagtaTATTGTGTAACAATGTGTTCAGGGTGCAAGTGAAGCAAGCAAAGCTATTCCTGGGTTAATTGAGATGGGCTCAAATATTACTcgaatttgatttggaattttACAAGCTAAGCTTAAGCTCAAGCTACTCGAGTAGTTTTACAAGTCGAGCTTGAGTTACAAAATACTCAACTTGAGAAGCAAGTGAgcttaataaaatttttcatatgaatatatatatgtatttataattttatatacattAATCTTTATCTTCTTgtaaattacatatttaccgtatcatatatacatgcataaaaaaaaacttaactcTAAATAAAGTGAGTAAACACTACCAGTTGGCATACCTATGTGAGTAAACTACTAAACTATAGTTGTTGCCACCACCCCCTTCATCCACAATCATGGCACTATCCATCACCACCATCCCTAGACATCCACCATGAAATGCAACCGCGGCTAACAAGCTATGTCATTTTGCGACAATTTGTAAACCACCATGAAATGTAGTCTATATTTCATGGTGGTTATTCAAAAACTAATGCGAATTGCTTCGGGAGGGCAATATTTGTGGTGGTTAATAAACCACCACTGAAATGAGTTCATGATAGTTTATCACCATGAAATGAGTTAGAAACCACCATGAAATGcctattttcttgtagtgtggGCAGCGCCACCCCTTGCACATTGTTGTCCATCACCTCTCTCCTGCTTGCCTTAACTTCACCTGTTACCACTACTGCCCTTCCTTATGCCGCCCATTGGCATTACTTTCTCCATTGTTTATGCCGCGTCACTCCTTACTTGTTTGGTCACCACTATTGCCCATTGATTCGCCATTCCTTGCTTGCATAGCTTTCATCTAGCAGCCACCGCACCTCATATCTATGAGTTTTGATTCGAACTAAGTCGAGCTATATGGATGTTATTGGTAATTCAAGCTTTGCAAGCCTAGCTCGAGTAGCTAGATTAATACACAAGCCGAGCTTGAGCAAAGCTTCAAGCTTTGAGTTTTATTCACAAGCTGAGCTTGAGCATGTCAATATTTGGCTTTGCTAGTTTACACCCTTACCTATGCCACTAGTTCATGAATTgcattgaaaaatgaaataaaagtaGTAGGGGTTTGTGTTAGTTCAGATGCGAATCATTTGGCCACCATGATGATGTGGAAGAAAGATGATGTGGCTTGATGATAAAGGCTTCGAGATATTTTAAAACGAAGCCATCTTGAAGAGTAAGAAATGATTATGTGGAGGCAAAGTTATATTTGACCAATTGAAGATTGAGAAGAAGATCACATCTATATTTGGCAACTATATTGATTTAGTTGCAACCACTTGGAAGAGCAACCACTTGGAGGCCAAGTTTATGTTGAAGCTCAATTTGGTAACAACCTAAATAGAGACACAAGCCATGAAGGGAAGCCAGTGCTAATTAGGGGTGGAGCTATTTGAAAACATAACTATATATGTAGAAGAATGAGGGCAAAGATTGTGCAGAACTTAGCTTAGATAAatagaagatcaagtttagtaagtGGAAgattgtgaaaataaaatttggatgacctagagatcaagtttggtaGAAGATTGGAAGATTATTTGAATATCATTGAAGAATTATGTTTGGTATGAAGATGACATGCTATGTGGAGTGCAACCATTAAGAGAGTACTACTTATAAGACATGATGAGGCAAGTTAGTTGCTGTTAGGTTGAGATCGAGAGAATTTGACTGTATCGACTCAGACACAACCAAGAGGGTTGGAGGCATCGTGAAGTCACATTGCAACAGAAGCTAGAACTCAATTAAGTTTATTAGGCAGCCCACCTTGCAagcttaattgtaattggaaGTGTAATGGTTAATTTTGGAAGTTGCCCAAAACAAATTAATAGCCACAGAGTTTTTAAAAGAGGAATGCGCTATATTTGGAACATGGATATGTCTATATAAGAGACTATGCTCTAAAAATTTAGGATGAGCCCCCGGAGAAAGACCCAAGTGTTTTGGTGGGAATGTGGGTATTACGCAATATAGAGGAGGTTCTTGTATACCTTTGTGAGAATGAGTGACAATATTGTACTCATGTTTATTCTCCTCTTTTAATAGATTTTTGTCACTGAGCTTGGTCCTTCAGACGTAGATAAGTGTTATGCCAAATTGGGTTATCAatttgtctctttttttttaagtttgtgaTGTGTTTATGTGCTTACTTGCATGAGATTTTTAAGTAAATTCTAACCCACATACACCCAACGGATCTAACTGTTTGAAATCCAATTTTTATTATACACCTCATCTGGTGCCGGAAGAAATAaccaacaataatataaaataatatgcgAGCACAAACAAATTTGCATAGAAAAGTCgaagtaaaaaacaaaaactataagaaaaatgatttcattatttttataaaaaaaatgattccaTTATATTAAAAGTTGAGGACAATACTAGTACCTCACTAAGACTAGTTTAAAAtctttggtttaaaaaaaaaaaaaaaattgaaacggTAAAGTTTACCAACATCATTtcatccaaataaaattttaaaatatatttaaataggcTATAGATTGATTATAAAGCAGGTTATTTCGCATTCATTCTAGACCATGGTCTAACTTTAGACCCATATATGGCTTGATTCC includes the following:
- the LOC120266728 gene encoding protein FAR1-RELATED SEQUENCE 5-like; the protein is MQFGNEDEAYEFYNKYAEIMGFSVRRSKMWTTSKDVLAARTFVCSKQGFRQKKKGFEPKKPRPATRTGCPACLTIKITPTGRYRVTDFISGHNHQLANPLTSHTLRSHRPKTKGRFSELDSMEDPKMVGRTSQGHSFQKSMVKGDAGAVLEYLQKMQVENPLFYYAVRINESDNMSGFFWADAKSMMDYIYFGDVVCFDTTYKTSDYGRPLILFLGVNHHKQLVLFGTALLYDGSRESYAWLFETFKTVMRGKQPKAFLSDRSEEISDVIAEVWPGAAQRLCVWHLFQNATMQLSQVFEGSKTFASEFSRCIFECEEVEEFVSAWESLIEKYDLKDNEWLVKQFEERERWGLPFGRDVFCADFSSTLVKENWNTFLKKGLGQNVDMLQFLEHYDKVVEERRNAEMRADFNACQSLPRIPSFRMLKQAASAYTPAIFKVFEKEFELHMDCMVYSCGEIGATSDYKVIVEEKPKPHFVRYDSVTGTLLCSCKKFEFAGIQCRHVFKVLDFRNIKELPSQYILKRWRKDAKIGTIRHDSGYIMENDPKSSFARRYNYLCYILSSIAARAAKTTESSNFIESQMNLLSEQVEQLLHSRPFQIPYLISATSNEQRDVLESLADSLQHDSNAEAGFVGGATNGILGF